The following proteins are encoded in a genomic region of Gossypium hirsutum isolate 1008001.06 chromosome D05, Gossypium_hirsutum_v2.1, whole genome shotgun sequence:
- the LOC107907334 gene encoding uncharacterized protein has protein sequence MNHHHSIYLSVNTRKLPPPPVSLPHHSFSPIMASILSSQGVVLATAMAVSGTVILLAFRLQKSYLLDQISQPSQQALRSCISSEGKKREEKKKKKVHFAEDVVDPRKDGEEFRKQLKNRVRINNSAALNSSTKFKKFGGGKDRGMPANRVALYTGILRDRGVQRLAYSC, from the exons ATGAACCATCATCATTCTATTTATCTCTCTGTAAACACCAGAAAACTGCCCCCCCCCCCCGTCTCTCTTCCCCATCATTCCTTTTCACCCATTATGGCTTCAATATTGAGTTCACAAGGAGTGGTCTTAGCAACAGCTATGGCAGTTTCTGGTACTGTAATCCTCCTTGCTTTCCGTCTTCAGAAATCTTACCTTTTGGATCAAATCTCACAGCCTTCTCAACAAGCTCTCCGTTCCTGCATATCTTCTG AGGGGAAGAAGAGggaggaaaaaaagaagaaaaaagtgcACTTTGCTGAAGATGTGGTTGATCCAAGAAAGGATGGAGAAGAATTCAGAAAACAGCTGAAAAATCGTGTTAGAATCAACAATTCAGCAGCTTTGAATTCATCGACTAAATTCAAGAAATTTGGTGGAGGTAAAGATAGAGGAATGCCTGCTAATAGAGTTGCTTTATACACTGGAATTCTCAGGGATCGTGGTGTTCAACGATTAGCTTACTCctgctaa
- the LOC107907335 gene encoding TBC1 domain family member 13 has protein sequence MLKGKKLKLPDRLGSLVAGFEDKDEDSGGSGSVCELGEELEILQPTGFRSDRESETDDDHDHNEVQEEEPMVKRKMKADAELEHNGRQPRHEKDGSSHISVIKTIEADEKRSDIEYEISQKEINLEKLQRIASTGIPEGGNLRATVWKLILGYLPPSRDSWEKELSENRKKYAKLKEELLLTPSELARMKEEAFQSNEHNNAHSDTAGPLIRHEISHEDHPLSLGKASVWHQYFEHTEIAEQIDRDLQRTHPEMKFFSGESSFGRKHRESMRNVLLLFSKLNPAIRYVQGMNEVLAPLYYVFSTDTDEKNASNAEADSFSCFVLLLSDSVDHFCQQLDNSSVGILSTLSRLSDSLKANDEELWRHLEFTSKVKPQYYGFRWITLLLTQEFNLQSILRIWDSLISSPFGIQEMLLRVCCAMLLCVKSRLLSGDFAANLKLLQHYPEINIEHLLQVAQDLTPDTSYYRLSS, from the exons ATGCTCAAAGGCAAAAAGCTCAAGCTTCCCGATCGACTCGGCAGTTTAGTCGCCGGATTCGAAGACAAGGATGAAGATAGCGGAGGATCCGGCTCGGTTTGCGAGTTGGGTGAAGAGCTCGAGATTCTTCAACCAACCGGATTCAGGTCCGATCGTGAAAGTGAAACTGATGATGATCATGATCATAATGAAGTTCAAGAAGAGGAGCCGATGGTGAAGAGGAAGATGAAAGCGGATGCAGAATTGGAACATAACGGGCGTCAACCGAGGCACGAAAAAGACGGGTCGAGTCACATTTCGGTTATCAAAACTATTGAAGCTGATGAGAAAAGGTCTGATATTGAGTACGAG ATTTCTCAGAAGGAGATAAATTTGGAAAAACTTCAAAGAATTGCTAGCACTGGGATTCCTGAAGGAGGAAATTTGCGTGCAACTGTTTGGAAa CTGATACTGGGTTACTTACCTCCATCTCGGGACTCATGGGAAAAAGAGCTGAGTGAAAATCGGAAAAAATATGCTAAGTTGAAAGAAGAGCTTCTTTTGACTCCT TCAGAACTTGCAAGGATGAAAGAAGAAGCATTTCAGTCTAATGAGCATAATAATGCTCATAGTGATACTGCTGGACCACTTATACGGCACGAAATTTCTCATGAAGATCATCCTTTGAGCCTTGGTAAGGCTAGTGTTTGGCATCAATACTTTGAG CATACGGAAATCGCAGAACAGATCGACCGTGATTTGCAACGCACACATCCTGAAATGAAATTCTTCTCAGGAGAATCATCATTCGGCAGGAAACACAGG GAATCAATGAGGAATGTTCTTCTCCTATTTTCGAAACTCAATCCCGCCATCCGTTATGTCCAAGGCATGAATGAGGTCTTGGCACCATTATACTATGTATTTAGCACTGATACAGATGAGAAGAATGCA TCGAATGCAGAAGCAGACAGCTTTTCATGTTTTGTCCTACTCTTGAGTGACTCGGTGGATCATTTCTGTCAACAATTAGATAATAGTTCTGTTGGCATCCTTTCTACTCTTTCTCGCTTGTCAGACTCACTGAAAGCCAATGATGAGGAACTATGGCGACATCTTGAATTCACTTCTAAG GTTAAGCCTCAGTACTACGGATTCCGGTGGATAACTTTACTACTTACTCAAGAATTCAATCTCCAATCTATCTTAAGAATCTGGGATTCTCTTATAAGTAGTCCTTTCGGCATCCAG GAAATGCTTCTACGTGTATGCTGTGCCATGTTGTTGTGTGTGAAAAGCAGGCTATTGAGTGGTGATTTTGCAGCTAACTTAAAGCTATTACAACACTACCCTGAAATCAATATAGAGCACCTTCTGCAAGTAGCCCAGGATCTTACTCCAGACACCTCTTACTATCGTCTGTCTTCGTAA